From a single Octopus sinensis linkage group LG5, ASM634580v1, whole genome shotgun sequence genomic region:
- the LOC115212125 gene encoding uncharacterized protein LOC115212125 has protein sequence MDFLKHIPTTVSEGTILASFDITNPYTNIPHTLGLEAVKHWVKRHSRCINEHFKTDFIIKATRLVLEENTFRFDNKIYQQKKGLAKGTKFAPSYANLVIGYLEGNLYKEVGKIFDPNFKEGNVKLYLDDYFIFWDGSKEDLPTFHNILNTLHPSIKLTTEKATMNYHS, from the coding sequence ATGGACTTTCTCAAACATATCCCAACTACTGTCTCGGAAGGTACTATACTTGCAAGTTTTGACATCACTAACCCCTATACCAACATACCTCATACCTTGGGCCTGGAGGCAGTCAAACACTGGGTAAAGAGACACAGTAGATGTATAAATGAACATTTCAAAACAGACTTCATTATCAAAGCCACTCGTCTAGTACTAGAAGAAAACACCTTCAgatttgataataaaatatacCAACAGAAAAAGGGCCTGGCTAAGGGTACAAAATTTGCCCCTTCATATGCCAACCTAGTCATTGGTTACCTAGAAGGGAATCTTTACAAGGAAGTAGGAAAAATCTTTGATCCCAACTTCAAGGAAGGCAACGTGAAACTGTACCTCGATGACTATTTCATTTTTTGGGATGGATCAAAAGAAGACCTACCAACATTTCACAACATCCTCAACAcactgcacccatctatcaaactcacaacagaaaaagctaCAATGAACTACCATTCCTAG